A DNA window from Thermosynechococcaceae cyanobacterium Okahandja contains the following coding sequences:
- a CDS encoding type II toxin-antitoxin system HicB family antitoxin, translating to MKLKILANEAEKDVFWAEVPAILDRATQGDSFEELLENLCEAIEGWLWVGIETPLVSENSPVMKSDCSATL from the coding sequence ATGAAGTTAAAAATTCTTGCGAATGAGGCAGAAAAAGATGTTTTTTGGGCTGAAGTGCCAGCTATTCTTGACCGTGCAACTCAGGGAGATAGCTTTGAAGAGTTGCTGGAAAATCTCTGCGAAGCGATCGAGGGTTGGTTGTGGGTGGGCATCGAAACACCTTTGGTTTCAGAGAACAGCCCAGTTATGAAATCGGACTGCTCTGCCACTTTATGA
- a CDS encoding helicase-related protein: protein MIKLEKLTSGTTVKGILPNQSVTVIEAKWHGSDVVELTYKDTNGQPHTEILFRDREPTLEIVTEGRPWSFDGDGALLRLVSEAHRIRLAHLFDPLLAVHTSLVEPLPHQITAVYSEMLTRQPLRFLLADDPGAGKTIMAGLFIRELLIRGDLHRCLIVCPGSLAVQWQDELFHKFHLPFEILTNDRIEAARTGNAFAEMPLLIARLDKLSRNEDLQAKLGQTDWDLVVVDEAHKLSASFFGGEIKETKRYKLGKLLSTLTRHFLLMTATPHNGKEEDFQLFLALLDGDRFEGRFRDGVHTCDVSDLMRRLVKEDLLKFDGRPLFPERRAHTVKYVLSDLEAVLYNQVTDYVREEFNRAEALANEGRKGTVGFALTILQRRLASSPEAIYQSLRRRRERLEKRLREEKLKRGESEKAFLSSQISFLAPQIDPDDWDDDFEDSSSDEREATEEEVVDLATASQTIAELQAEIERLGELERLALQVRRSGKDCKWEELSRVIQAIFAPQRHEGHEEDSLWSLCLRGSSRKLVIFTEHRDTLNYLVNQITTLIGRPEAVVTIHGGMGREQRKQAEETFKQDVAVQVLIATDAAGEGINLQRAHLMVNYDLPWNPNRLEQRFGRIHRIGQTEVCHLWNLVAADTREGDVYLSLLKKLEIEQKALGGKVFDVLGKAIAGKELRELLIEAIRYGDRPEVKAKLDRVVSDRLDQSRLRALLEERALARDSMDVTKVQQIRQEMERAEARKLQPHFIASFFLEAFQRLGGTIRQREPKRYEITHVPEAIRSHSWGMGRGEPILRRYERICFEKEQIRVTGKPLAAFVCPGHPLLDAVLNLTLEQHRDLLRQGAILVDGNDPGEAVRVLVYLEHSIQDARTERDGRRRVVSRRMQYVEIFYPQEHPHPLTRSPIKGEGEQEDFPPLSRSGRGVGGEGEIRNAGYAPYLDYRPLEEAEKPLVESALNHLGIRDDIENKATSYAIAHLVSNHLQEVRERKEELIEKTVRAVKDRLTKEINYWDHRAAELRLQEQAGKPNAKLNSAKARQRADELAARLQKRLAELEQERQLSPLPPVVVGGALVVPIGLLQRLQGKRAAPPGTFAQETQRVERAAMEAVMAVERSLGYEPRDVSAQKCGYDIESAAGDEGLRFIEVKGRVEGAETVTVTKNEILTALNKPDNYILALVQVPTDRNFPEGDVFRVREAGENYQVPGQGCEIRYVQQPFQAADFRACSVNYSWKDLWNAGYDPRKTKNEVKNSCE from the coding sequence ATGATTAAGCTAGAAAAACTGACTTCGGGCACAACGGTTAAAGGCATACTACCCAATCAAAGTGTCACCGTCATTGAGGCGAAGTGGCATGGCAGTGATGTGGTTGAGTTGACCTATAAGGATACAAACGGCCAACCCCATACTGAGATTTTATTCCGAGACAGGGAGCCAACTTTAGAGATTGTCACCGAGGGACGGCCTTGGAGCTTTGATGGGGATGGGGCGTTGCTGCGGTTGGTGTCCGAAGCCCATCGCATTCGGCTGGCGCACTTATTTGATCCGTTGCTGGCGGTGCATACCTCATTGGTGGAACCGCTGCCCCACCAGATCACGGCGGTGTATAGCGAGATGCTGACCCGGCAACCGTTGCGGTTCTTGCTGGCGGATGATCCGGGAGCCGGAAAAACCATTATGGCGGGGCTGTTTATCCGCGAATTGCTGATTCGGGGGGACTTACACCGGTGCTTGATTGTGTGTCCGGGCAGTTTGGCGGTGCAGTGGCAGGATGAGTTGTTTCATAAGTTTCATCTGCCCTTTGAGATTCTGACCAATGACCGGATTGAAGCGGCTCGCACGGGGAATGCCTTTGCCGAAATGCCGCTACTGATTGCGCGGCTAGATAAACTGAGTCGCAATGAAGACTTGCAAGCTAAGCTGGGGCAAACCGATTGGGATCTGGTCGTGGTGGATGAGGCGCACAAACTGTCGGCCTCGTTTTTTGGGGGTGAAATCAAGGAAACCAAGCGTTATAAGCTCGGTAAACTGCTGTCCACGCTGACTCGCCATTTTCTGTTGATGACGGCTACGCCCCACAATGGCAAAGAGGAGGACTTCCAGCTATTTCTGGCGCTACTGGATGGCGATCGCTTTGAGGGGCGATTCCGGGATGGGGTGCATACCTGTGATGTGTCGGATTTGATGCGGCGACTGGTGAAGGAGGATTTGCTCAAGTTTGATGGCAGACCCCTGTTTCCGGAGCGGCGGGCGCATACGGTCAAATATGTTTTGTCGGATCTAGAAGCTGTTCTTTACAATCAGGTCACCGATTACGTCAGGGAAGAATTTAACCGAGCCGAAGCGCTGGCGAATGAGGGGCGCAAGGGGACGGTGGGGTTTGCGTTGACGATTTTGCAACGGCGGCTGGCTTCTTCGCCAGAGGCGATTTATCAGTCGTTGCGGCGGCGGCGGGAGCGGTTGGAGAAGCGGCTAAGGGAGGAAAAACTGAAGAGAGGAGAGAGTGAAAAAGCTTTCCTCAGTTCCCAAATCTCTTTTCTCGCTCCTCAAATTGACCCGGATGATTGGGACGATGATTTTGAGGATTCCTCTAGTGATGAGCGCGAGGCTACAGAAGAAGAGGTGGTGGATTTGGCGACGGCCTCCCAGACGATCGCAGAGTTGCAGGCGGAGATTGAGCGGTTGGGGGAGTTGGAGCGGTTGGCGTTGCAGGTGCGGCGGAGTGGTAAGGATTGCAAGTGGGAGGAGTTGTCGCGGGTAATTCAAGCGATTTTTGCCCCACAAAGGCACGAAGGACATGAAGAAGATTCTTTGTGGTCTTTGTGTCTTCGTGGTTCGTCTCGCAAACTGGTCATCTTTACCGAACATCGGGACACCCTGAACTATCTGGTCAATCAAATTACGACTCTCATCGGGCGACCGGAGGCGGTGGTGACGATCCACGGCGGCATGGGGCGGGAGCAGCGCAAGCAGGCAGAGGAAACCTTTAAGCAAGATGTGGCGGTGCAAGTCTTGATTGCGACGGATGCGGCGGGGGAGGGGATTAACCTGCAACGGGCACACTTGATGGTGAATTACGATCTGCCGTGGAACCCGAATCGACTGGAGCAGCGCTTTGGGCGCATTCACCGGATTGGTCAGACTGAAGTCTGTCACCTTTGGAACTTGGTGGCGGCGGACACCCGTGAGGGGGATGTGTATCTCTCGCTGCTCAAGAAGCTGGAGATTGAGCAAAAGGCGCTGGGTGGCAAGGTGTTTGATGTGTTGGGCAAGGCGATCGCCGGGAAGGAACTGCGAGAACTCCTGATTGAAGCGATTCGCTATGGCGATCGCCCAGAGGTCAAGGCGAAGCTGGATCGGGTGGTGAGCGATCGCCTCGACCAAAGTCGGTTGCGGGCGTTACTGGAGGAACGCGCCCTGGCACGAGATTCAATGGATGTGACTAAGGTGCAGCAGATCCGCCAGGAGATGGAGCGAGCGGAAGCCCGAAAACTCCAGCCCCATTTCATTGCATCCTTTTTCTTGGAAGCCTTCCAGCGATTGGGCGGGACGATTCGGCAGCGGGAACCCAAACGCTATGAAATTACCCATGTGCCAGAGGCCATTCGCAGCCACAGCTGGGGGATGGGTCGAGGTGAACCGATTTTGCGGCGCTATGAGCGCATCTGTTTTGAGAAGGAACAGATCAGGGTGACTGGAAAACCCTTGGCGGCTTTTGTCTGTCCGGGTCATCCTTTGTTGGACGCTGTGCTGAATTTGACGCTAGAGCAGCATCGGGATCTGCTGCGGCAGGGGGCGATTCTGGTGGATGGGAATGATCCGGGGGAAGCAGTGCGGGTGTTAGTGTATTTGGAACATTCCATTCAGGATGCGCGCACCGAACGAGATGGGCGGCGGCGGGTGGTGTCGCGTCGGATGCAGTATGTGGAGATTTTTTACCCTCAAGAACACCCTCATCCCCTAACCCGTTCTCCCATCAAGGGAGAAGGGGAACAAGAGGATTTTCCTCCCCTCTCCCGTTCTGGGAGAGGGGTCGGGGGTGAGGGCGAGATCAGAAACGCAGGTTATGCCCCCTATCTCGACTATCGACCATTAGAGGAAGCGGAAAAGCCACTAGTAGAATCGGCGCTGAATCATTTAGGTATTCGCGATGATATTGAAAACAAGGCGACCAGCTATGCCATTGCTCACCTGGTGTCGAACCATCTTCAGGAAGTTCGGGAACGGAAGGAAGAACTGATTGAAAAGACGGTGCGGGCGGTGAAGGATCGCCTGACCAAGGAAATTAACTATTGGGATCATCGGGCGGCGGAGCTGCGCCTACAGGAGCAAGCCGGCAAACCGAATGCCAAGCTGAACTCAGCCAAAGCACGACAGCGGGCAGATGAGTTGGCCGCACGGTTGCAAAAGCGTCTGGCGGAATTAGAGCAAGAACGCCAGCTTTCACCCCTGCCACCGGTGGTCGTCGGTGGGGCGCTGGTGGTGCCGATCGGCCTCCTGCAACGGCTGCAAGGGAAACGGGCAGCACCCCCCGGCACCTTTGCCCAAGAAACTCAGCGGGTAGAGCGAGCGGCAATGGAGGCCGTCATGGCCGTAGAACGATCGTTGGGGTATGAACCACGGGATGTGAGTGCTCAGAAGTGTGGTTATGACATTGAATCCGCTGCTGGGGATGAGGGTCTGCGATTTATCGAAGTAAAGGGCCGAGTTGAGGGAGCGGAAACGGTAACCGTCACCAAAAACGAAATCCTGACGGCGCTGAATAAACCGGATAACTATATCTTGGCGCTGGTGCAGGTGCCGACTGATCGCAATTTTCCCGAAGGCGATGTATTTCGGGTGCGGGAGGCTGGCGAAAATTATCAAGTACCGGGGCAGGGTTGCGAAATCCGTTATGTCCAGCAACCGTTCCAAGCGGCAGACTTTCGGGCTTGCAGTGTAAATTACTCTTGGAAAGATCTTTGGAATGCTGGATACGACCCAAGGAAAACAAAAAATGAAGTTAAAAATTCTTGCGAATGA